In Tamandua tetradactyla isolate mTamTet1 chromosome 7, mTamTet1.pri, whole genome shotgun sequence, the following are encoded in one genomic region:
- the TAC3 gene encoding tachykinin-3 isoform X1 — translation MANYSDTVFPFASLLISCSSSISLRPFLGQILTLALPWSYLRCERSRTSALNRQHQPATCSCQTIQPQAQSCPTGTMQRTLLFAAILALSLARSCGTVCEESQEQVVPGRGQSKKNSDLYQLPPLLLRRLYDSRSVSLDGLLKMLSKASVDPKELSFPQKRDMHDFFVGLMGKRNTQPDTLIDVNQENGPSFGKMKNPPSEE, via the exons ATGGCTAATTACTCTGATACAGTCTTTCCCTTTGCATCTCTCCTCATATCTTGCAGCAGCAGCATCTCCCTCCGGCCCTTTCTGGGCCAGATCCTGACTCTGGCTCTCCCCTGGAGCTACCTCAGGTGTGAGAGGAGCAGAACAAGCGCCCTCAACAGG CAGCACCAGCCAGCAACCTGCTCCTGCCAAACCATCCAGCCCCAGGCTCAAAGCTGCCCCACAG GCACCATGCAGAGGACCCTCCTGTTTGCAGCCATCTTGGCCCTCAGCCTGGCTCGGAGCTGCGGGACTGTCTGTGAGGAGTCACAGGAGCAGGTGGTGCCCGGCAGGGGCCAGAGCAAG AAAAACTCTGATCTCTACCAGCTGCCCCCGTTGTTGCTCCGGAGACTCTACGACAGCCGCTCGGTCTCTCTGGATGGATTGCTCAAAATGCTGAGCAAGGCTAGCGTGG ATCCTAAGGAACTGTCATTTCCCCAGAAAC GTGACATGCATGACTTCTTTGTGGGACTTATGGGCAAGAGGAACACCCAGCCAG ACACTCTTATTGACGTGAACCAAGAGAATGGCCCCAGCTTTGGCAAAATGAAGAATCCCCCCAGTGAGGAATGA
- the TAC3 gene encoding tachykinin-3 isoform X4, with the protein MGSRETEPARGTMQRTLLFAAILALSLARSCGTVCEESQEQVVPGRGQSKKNSDLYQLPPLLLRRLYDSRSVSLDGLLKMLSKASVDPKELSFPQKRDMHDFFVGLMGKRNTQPDTLIDVNQENGPSFGKMKNPPSEE; encoded by the exons ATGGGGAGCAGGGAAACTGAGCCTGCCCGAG GCACCATGCAGAGGACCCTCCTGTTTGCAGCCATCTTGGCCCTCAGCCTGGCTCGGAGCTGCGGGACTGTCTGTGAGGAGTCACAGGAGCAGGTGGTGCCCGGCAGGGGCCAGAGCAAG AAAAACTCTGATCTCTACCAGCTGCCCCCGTTGTTGCTCCGGAGACTCTACGACAGCCGCTCGGTCTCTCTGGATGGATTGCTCAAAATGCTGAGCAAGGCTAGCGTGG ATCCTAAGGAACTGTCATTTCCCCAGAAAC GTGACATGCATGACTTCTTTGTGGGACTTATGGGCAAGAGGAACACCCAGCCAG ACACTCTTATTGACGTGAACCAAGAGAATGGCCCCAGCTTTGGCAAAATGAAGAATCCCCCCAGTGAGGAATGA
- the TAC3 gene encoding tachykinin-3 isoform X2, whose product MQHQPATCSCQTIQPQAQSCPTGTMQRTLLFAAILALSLARSCGTVCEESQEQVVPGRGQSKKNSDLYQLPPLLLRRLYDSRSVSLDGLLKMLSKASVDPKELSFPQKRDMHDFFVGLMGKRNTQPDTLIDVNQENGPSFGKMKNPPSEE is encoded by the exons atg CAGCACCAGCCAGCAACCTGCTCCTGCCAAACCATCCAGCCCCAGGCTCAAAGCTGCCCCACAG GCACCATGCAGAGGACCCTCCTGTTTGCAGCCATCTTGGCCCTCAGCCTGGCTCGGAGCTGCGGGACTGTCTGTGAGGAGTCACAGGAGCAGGTGGTGCCCGGCAGGGGCCAGAGCAAG AAAAACTCTGATCTCTACCAGCTGCCCCCGTTGTTGCTCCGGAGACTCTACGACAGCCGCTCGGTCTCTCTGGATGGATTGCTCAAAATGCTGAGCAAGGCTAGCGTGG ATCCTAAGGAACTGTCATTTCCCCAGAAAC GTGACATGCATGACTTCTTTGTGGGACTTATGGGCAAGAGGAACACCCAGCCAG ACACTCTTATTGACGTGAACCAAGAGAATGGCCCCAGCTTTGGCAAAATGAAGAATCCCCCCAGTGAGGAATGA
- the TAC3 gene encoding tachykinin-3 isoform X3, with product MHQPATCSCQTIQPQAQSCPTGTMQRTLLFAAILALSLARSCGTVCEESQEQVVPGRGQSKKNSDLYQLPPLLLRRLYDSRSVSLDGLLKMLSKASVDPKELSFPQKRDMHDFFVGLMGKRNTQPDTLIDVNQENGPSFGKMKNPPSEE from the exons atg CACCAGCCAGCAACCTGCTCCTGCCAAACCATCCAGCCCCAGGCTCAAAGCTGCCCCACAG GCACCATGCAGAGGACCCTCCTGTTTGCAGCCATCTTGGCCCTCAGCCTGGCTCGGAGCTGCGGGACTGTCTGTGAGGAGTCACAGGAGCAGGTGGTGCCCGGCAGGGGCCAGAGCAAG AAAAACTCTGATCTCTACCAGCTGCCCCCGTTGTTGCTCCGGAGACTCTACGACAGCCGCTCGGTCTCTCTGGATGGATTGCTCAAAATGCTGAGCAAGGCTAGCGTGG ATCCTAAGGAACTGTCATTTCCCCAGAAAC GTGACATGCATGACTTCTTTGTGGGACTTATGGGCAAGAGGAACACCCAGCCAG ACACTCTTATTGACGTGAACCAAGAGAATGGCCCCAGCTTTGGCAAAATGAAGAATCCCCCCAGTGAGGAATGA